DNA sequence from the Kiloniellales bacterium genome:
GCCGCTTTCCCGACATCGGAGATCCATGCTCACACGTCCCCGCCGAGGGAAAGGGTGAGCGCGGTCGCCGATCACCCGCGTGAAGCGCGCTTCGCTGGCGCGCTCATGCTTCGAGAAGCTCAGCATGAGGGTGCCCTTTAACTCGCCCTGAGCTTGCCTAAAGGGGAGGTCGGCTCCGCTTGAAGTGCGGCGCTCGAATTCATGTGTTCGCTGGTTAGGGTCAGTCCCGCTCCTTGAGCAGGGACAGCGGCGCGCGCCTGAGGTCGCGCAGGACCGCGACCAGGCGCTCGGCGGCGTGGTCGAGGAGCTGCCGGCCCTTTTCCGGGTCGGCCTGGGAGGCGTCGCCGGCGGCGCCCGAGGGGTGCAGGTCCTGGCTCGCCCAGGCGAAGCCGGCAGGGCCTTCGGGCCGCAGGATCTCGTAGTCGCCTTCCATGTCGAGGGAGAGCGGCCGGAAGTCCGCCGCCCGCTCCTTGCGGACCAGCTCGGGGTGTAGTGCCAGCATCATCGAGGTCTCGACCGCCCCGCCGTGGATCCCGTGGGCCAGCTCCTCGGCTCCGAAGATCCCCTCCGGCGTGCCGAAGTGGAAGTAGGTCGCGCGCACCACCAGCATGCCGAAGTCCATGCGCAGGCGCTGGGCGACGATGTCGACGACCTGGGTCTGGCCGCCGTGGCTGTTGAAGATCACCAGCTTGCGCAGCCCGGCGCGGGCGACCGAGGCGCCGATCTCGGTCCAGAGCCCGATCAGCAGCTCGGCCGGCAGCGACAGGGTGCCGGGAAAGTCGCCGTGCTCCTCGCTGTCGCCGACCGGCAGGGTCGGCAGGACCAGAAGCGTCAAGTCCTCCGGGACCCGCGCCAGGGCCCGGTCGACGATGCCGCGGTTGATCGCGGTGTCGGTCGCAAGCGGCAGGTGCGGGCCGTGCTGCTCGGTCGCGCCGACCGGCAGCACAGCGATCACCGCCTCCGGATCGACCGTCTCCAGATCGGTCGTGGCGAGGTCTTCCCAATAGCCGCTATTCAGGCCCATCGCGCCGTTCCGTTCTTCCGCTCCCTGGCGGGAGCATAGGCCAAATCCGCCCCGGGGGAAGGGCCTTCGGGTGAGGCCCCTCACCCGCTCGCCGCGCTCGCCGCCCTCTCCCTTGGGGAGAGGGCTGTGGAGGCTTGGCGAGGCGCCAGCCGAGCCCTAGCCGGAGCTGGGTGAGGGGATCTCTCCCAGTGCCAGCGGCCGCCCGCTAACTTCGCCCGTAGTCGTCCGCGATGCGTTCGATGTCGTCTTCCTCCAGGTAGCTGCCGCACTGCACCTCGATGACGTGCAGCGGCGCCGCACCCGGGTTGCGCAGGCGGTGCAGGCTGCCCTGGGGGATGAAGGTCGACTGGCCGGCCGCCAGGGCGAAGACCTCCTCGCCGCGGGTGACCTCGGCGCGGCCGCGAACCACCACCCAGTGCTCGCTGCGGTGGCGGTGGCGCTGCAGCGAGATTCTGGCCCCGGGCTTCAGCATCAGGTGCTTGGACTGGAAGCCTTCGCCCTTCTGCAGGCTGGTGAAGCTGCCCCAGGGCCGCTGCACCGTGTTCGCCCGGCCGTGTTCGGAGCGGCCCTCGGCGGCCAGGCGTTCGGCGATGCCACGGACCTCCTGGGCGCGGTCGCGCGGGCAGACCAGGACCGCGTCCTCCTGGACCACGACCACCAGGTCGCGCAGCCCGACGGCCACCAGCAGCGCCGCGTCGCTGCGCAGGTAGGAACCATGGCTGTCCTCAACCAGAACCTCGCCGAGCAGGACGTTGCCGTCGGCGTCCTGCGCCGAGGCCCGCCAGAGCGACTCCCAGGAGCCGACGTCGCTCCAGCCCATGTCGACCGGGACCACCCCGGCGCGCTCGGTTTTCTCCATCAGGGCGTAGTCGATCGAGATCCGGGGTGCGGTCGCAAAGGCGGCCGCCTCGAGGCGGGTGAAGTCGAGGTCCGGGGTCGCGCCCTCGACCGCGGCGCGGGCCGCTTGCAGCACCTCCGGCGCCCGGGCTTCCAGTTCGGCGAGCAGGCCGGCCCGAGAGAAAAGGAAGATGCCGCTGTTCCATAAGTGCCGGCCGCCGGCGAGATAGGCCTCGGCGGTTGCCCGGTCCGGCTTCTCGACGAAGCGGGCGATCCGCCGGCAGCCGGCCAGGTCGGGCAGGGCCTCGCCCCGCTCGATGTAGCCGTAGCCGGTCTCCGGATGGTCCGGCGTCACGCCGAAGGTCATCAGCCAGCCGGCCGCGGCCGCCGGGGCGGCGGCGTCGACCGCCGCCAGGAAGCGCTCGGGCTTTTCGATCACGTGGTCGGAGGGCAGGACCAGCAGCAGCTCGCCCGGATCCGCCACGGCGGCCAGGGCCGCGGCGGCGATGGCCGGAGCGGTGTTGCGCCCGGCCGGCTCCAGGATCAGCGCCGCGGCCGGGCGACCGGCGGCGCGCAGCTGCTCGGCGGCCAGGAAGCGCTGGGCCTCGTTGCAGACCACGATCGGCGGGGCGAAGCGCGCCGGGTCGCCGACCCGCTCCAGGGTCTTGCGGAACAGGCTGGTCCCGCCCAGCAGATCGGCGAAGGGCTTGCCGGCCGTGGCGCGCGAGACCGGCCAGAGGCGGCTGCCGATTCCGCCACAGAGGATGACTGGCTGAATGGGGGCTTGGGTCACGCTGTCCGGAGGCTCTGGGATGGCTCCGCGGATTAGACAGGATCGGCCCCGAGCCGGCAATTCCCTTGCCGCGTCGAAGGGCGGGGCAAGGCTGTGCCTTTCCTGGGGCAGGGTGCCGACGCAGCGGGCGGATTTCGCGCCTCGATCCCGATCTAGGGGATGCCGGACGCGGCAACCGGGAGTATAGAGTCCGCCTCGACGCCTTTCTCACGCCACGGGGAGACCCCATGCGCAGAATCCTGGTGACCGGCGCCCTGGGCCAGATCGGCTCCGAACTGGTTCCGGCGCTCCGCGCGCGCTACGGCCGCGACCGGGTCATCGCCTCCGACATCCGCATGATGCCGGCCGGGGAGCAGGCCGAGGAGGGACCCTACGAGCACGCCGACTGCACCCAGGCCCACCAGGTCCTCGAAGTGGTCCGGCGCTATGACATCGGACGGATCTACCACATGGCGGCGCTGCTCTCCGCCGTGGCCGAGGACAAGCCGCAGGTTGCCTGGACGGTCAACATGAGCGGGCTCTACAACACGCTCGAGGTCGCCCGGCAGTACGACTGCGCGGTCTTCTTCCCCAGCTCGATCGGCGCCTTCGGGCCGACCACCCCGCGCGACCAGACGCCGCAGGACACGATCCAGCGCCCGACCACCATGTACGGGGTCAGCAAGGTCGCGGGCGAGATGCTTTGCGACTACTACGCCCTGCGCTTCGGGATCGACACCCGCGGGGTCCGGCTACCGGGGCTGATCTCCTACGTCGCGCCGCCGGGCGGCGGCACCACCGACTATGCCGTGGACATCTTTTATCACGCCCTGCGCTACGGCCGGTACACCTGCTTCCTCAAGCCCGACACCTGCCTCGACATGATGTACATGCCCGACGCGATCCGGGCCATGATCGAAGTGATGGAGGCCGATCCGGCGCGCCTGGTCCACCGCAACGCCTTCAACATCACCGCCATGAGCTTCACCCCGCAGGTCCTGGCCGAGGCGATCCGCAAGCACCTGCCCGGCTTCACGATCGACTACGAGGTCGATCCGGTGCGCCAGGCCATCGCCGATTCCTGGCCGCGCTCCCTGGACGACTCCGCGGCGCGCGAGGAATGGGACTGGGCGCCGGCCTACGACCTGCCGGCCATGACCGGGGACATGCTGAGCAAGCTGGACGCCAAGCTCAAGGCCGCCAGATAGGCCAAACGAGAGGAGACGGACCGCCATGCCCCACGATCGACTGGAGAAGCTGCTGGCCGCGCAGGTCGCGGACCTCGACCGGTCCGGGCCCCTCAAGGGACGGGAGGCCGTGATCCTCGGCGTGGTCCCGCCGCGGGACGGCAAGGGCCCGCGCTACCTGCTGCAGGGCCAGGGCGATCGGCCCTTCCTGCGCATGAACGCCAACAGCTATCTTGGCCTGACCTTCCACGAAGAGGTCATGGCCGCCGAGGAGGCCGCGGTCCGGCGCTACGGCACCGGGCCCGGGGCGGTGCGCTTCATCAGCGGCACCTGGGAGCCCCACGTCGCGCTCGAGGCTCGCCTCGCCGCCTTCCACGGCCGCGAGGCGGCGATGATCTTCAGCTCCGCCTACGCCACCATCCTGGGCGTGCTGACGCCCCTGATCACCAAGGAGACCGCGGTGATCAGCGACGAGCTCAACCACAACTGCATCATCAACGCGATCCGCATGTCGCAGCCGGCGGAAAAGCACATCTACCGCCACCTCGACATGGCGGAGCTGGACCTGAGCCTCAAGGCGGCGAGCCGGGCCTGCCGCCGCGCCATCGTCGTGACCGACGGCATCTTCTCCATGCGCGGCGATCACGCCCCGCTGGAGCGGATCATGGAGCTGGCCCGGGCGCACGACGCCGACTTCGCGGAGAACGTCCTGGTCGTGGTCGACGACTCCCACGGCGTCGGCGCCTTCGGCGAGACCGGCCGCGGCACCGAGGAGCACACCGCCTGCCGGCCCGCCGACCTGCTGGTCGCGACCCTGGGCAAGGCCTTCGGGGTCAACGGCGGCTACGTCGCTGCCGGCCGGGCGGTGATCGACTACCTGCGCGAGACCTCGCCCTGCTACATCTATTCCAACCCGATCACACCGGGCGAGGCGGCCGCCGCCAAGGTCGCGGTCGACATCGTCGACAGCCCGGCCGGCCGCGCGCTGCTCGACCGATTGCGGGCCATGACCCGACGCTTCGATGCCGGCCTCAACGCGCTCGGCTTCGAGACCATCCCCGGCGAGCATCCCGTGGTGCCGCTGATGGTGCGCGACACCGCGCGCACCTCGGCCCTGGTCACCCACCTGCGGAACCACGGGGTCCTGGCGACCGGCCTCAACTATCCCGTCGTGCCCCGCGGCGACGAGGAGATCCGCTTCCAGATCTCCGCCGACCACACCGAGGCCGACATCGACGAGGCCCTGGAGGTACTGCGGCAATTCCCCGGCTGAGCGGCCGGAACCGGCTTCAAGCAGATCGAACAAGGCCTTCGTGGCGGAAGAGAAGGGGCGGCAACAAGCCGCGCCGTGGCGCGTCTGGGTGGTCTTTTATTTCTCCGACTTCTACATTTTTGGCTCGACGGTGATTTATTATTTACAATATCAAAATGTATATAACTTCTTTGTGAATTGGTCTCTTTGTTAATCAGTATATCTTCAAAGTTTATTTGGGCGCGAGCGGTGCGATCTTGCCGCCCGGCGTTCACGCGACCGAATCGGGTGGCGGATAAGTCGAGCTGATTGGAGGACGATCATGGCCAGGGCAGCGGGGGCCCCAAAGTTGATCAGCCTAGCGCTTGCGGGGATTGTCTCAGCGAACCTTGCCTGCAGCACCCCAGGCCTCGGCCACGCCGGGCAAGTGGTCCCCTTGGCACCGGCGGACATCGAGGGCCAGGCCCGGGACGGCCTGAAGGTCGCCAGCGAACTGAACATCGCGCGGAACCTGCGGGCGCTCGAAATGGCGAGCGCGCTGCAAGCGCTGTCTCAGACCATGACCATCCGTTCGCTCCTCGCGGCTCTGTCGATCGACAAGGAGCCCAACATCTCGGCCTTGGCGGCGGAGCACGACCGTTTCGACCGGATCATCAAAGGCATGCGCCACGGCGATTTGGAGCTGGGGCTCGGAAGGGCCGTAAACCCGGAGATCCTCAAGAAACTCGCGCGGCTGGAGAAGGAGTGGTCGATCTTCGGCCCCGTGGCGCGCAAGATCGTCAAGAACGGCAAGGTCTCGAAGCGAAATGTCGCGATCGTGGCCGAATGCATCAAACCCCTGGCGGAGGGGACGCGGGAATTGATCGAGGTCGTCCAGTACTACGTCACCGGCGGCCGAACCTTCTCGCTCCTGACTTCGATGATCAGCGCGACCGAAGCGCAGCACGCGCTGGTCAGCGAGATGGCCGCCGGCTATCTGCTGATCGCCTACGGCCACAAGCCCGCGTACTACCGGGGCCTGCTTCGGGATCAGATGGCGCATTTCGACCAAACCCTGAACGGACTGCTGGTCGGCGACAGCGGCCTCCAGCTTCTGCCCGCGCCGACCTCGACTCTCGCGCGGCGATTCCGCGGCGCCATCAGGCTCTGGAGAGCGCATCGCCCTGTGCTGCGCGCGGTGGCCGAAGGCGGCGAGGTCGATCGCGAGACCATCCCCGATTTCATGCGGTTGAACGACGCTCTGGCCGCCGAGATCGACAAGGCCAGCGAACTCTACAAGAGCATCTGACCGCGCCCGGATCTCCGCCGACCACAGGGACGCCGACATCGACGAGGCCCTGGAGGCGCTGCGGCATCCCTTGGAAAAAGTCCGGTGCGCGTTCTCTTCGACGTCAGTCGTCGAAATCGTCCCGATCGTCATCGGACGCGCCGAGGGCAAAGACCTGGCCGCGGACTTCGCCGGCCGGATTCGCCTCGGCGTGGACGTTCAGATAGATGAGCCCGTCCAGAACGGCGGCGAACAGGGACGCGATGTTGTTGATCGCCACGCCGCAGTTTGGATTTGCCGCGAAGTCAACGGGTTCGATGTCGAGGTTGCCGAGCCGACCGCGGGCCAGAAGGCCGTCCACGTCGATGCCACCCGGACCGCCGACGGGCGCGACGTTGAACAGGAAAGCGACGACCGGGCCGTTGACGCCGGCCCGCGCGCAGTGCAGATGCGCCTGCGTGATCTTTTCACCGTCGAAAACCCGCAGCTTGAAGCGCAGCGACGAGAGGTCTTCGGCGAAGTCGAGCTTCAAGGTGGCGCTCGTGTCGGTCAAGACGCCGCCGGGCGGCTGGATTTCCTGAGCGCCGCTAGCGACGGTCTTGAATCTGAACGCGCTGCGGTCGTCACGATCTGCAACTGCGGCCGTCGAGAAGGCGACGGCGGCGGCGAGGACGACCAGGCTTGCTCGGAGTCCCATCGGTGTTCCTCCCTCGTGTCGGAACAGGTTTCTTGCGCGCGCCGAGAAGGGCTTCCACTTCAGATCCGAAAATCATGTCCGAAGCATGCTCGGCACACGATACACGGGATGGTTGTCGCCTCGGCCTCGCTGCGCAAGTCACTTTTCCGTGTCCATCGCCACGGTCCGATCGAGCATCCCGCGGCCCAGCGCGACGGGCCCGCGCTTCGGTCCCGGTCACCCGCCTCCGGACCGACGGCGTCCCGGCGGCCGGCCCCTGTCGATTGTCGCACAGACCCGATCCCTGCGCGGTGCTAGGCTCTCGATCCCGGTCGTCGATGATCGCGGGACAAGAGGAGGGGAACGCCATGCTGTCGCGCTTGGCGCTGATTGCAGCGCTTTGTGTCTGCTTGGTCGCATCCCATGATCGGGCCAAGGCCGCCGAGGAAGACGGCGCCGTCCTGGTCACGGTGACGGGAAAGCTGGGCAAGACCAACAGGGGTGCCGCGGATCCCTTCCTCGATGCCTTCTTCGCCTACCACGAGGTCTCCTTCGAGGCGGCCTATGCCTTCGACCGCAGCGAGCTGGCCGCCCTTGGCATGGAGGAGCTGACCCTGAGCTACCCGAGCTGGCCGAAGGCTCCGGTCACGCTGCGCGGGCCGTCTCTCGCTGCGGTCCTGGACCGGGTGCAGGCGCAGGGCAAGTCGGTGAAGATCCAGGCCCTGGATGGCTACGCCGTCCAGTTCGAGATCGAGACCCTGCGCAAGGGGCGCTTCATCCTCGCCATCGAAGGCGACGGCCGGCCCCTG
Encoded proteins:
- a CDS encoding creatininase family protein, with translation MGLNSGYWEDLATTDLETVDPEAVIAVLPVGATEQHGPHLPLATDTAINRGIVDRALARVPEDLTLLVLPTLPVGDSEEHGDFPGTLSLPAELLIGLWTEIGASVARAGLRKLVIFNSHGGQTQVVDIVAQRLRMDFGMLVVRATYFHFGTPEGIFGAEELAHGIHGGAVETSMMLALHPELVRKERAADFRPLSLDMEGDYEILRPEGPAGFAWASQDLHPSGAAGDASQADPEKGRQLLDHAAERLVAVLRDLRRAPLSLLKERD
- a CDS encoding mannose-1-phosphate guanylyltransferase/mannose-6-phosphate isomerase, producing MTQAPIQPVILCGGIGSRLWPVSRATAGKPFADLLGGTSLFRKTLERVGDPARFAPPIVVCNEAQRFLAAEQLRAAGRPAAALILEPAGRNTAPAIAAAALAAVADPGELLLVLPSDHVIEKPERFLAAVDAAAPAAAAGWLMTFGVTPDHPETGYGYIERGEALPDLAGCRRIARFVEKPDRATAEAYLAGGRHLWNSGIFLFSRAGLLAELEARAPEVLQAARAAVEGATPDLDFTRLEAAAFATAPRISIDYALMEKTERAGVVPVDMGWSDVGSWESLWRASAQDADGNVLLGEVLVEDSHGSYLRSDAALLVAVGLRDLVVVVQEDAVLVCPRDRAQEVRGIAERLAAEGRSEHGRANTVQRPWGSFTSLQKGEGFQSKHLMLKPGARISLQRHRHRSEHWVVVRGRAEVTRGEEVFALAAGQSTFIPQGSLHRLRNPGAAPLHVIEVQCGSYLEEDDIERIADDYGRS
- a CDS encoding L-threonine 3-dehydrogenase, with translation MRRILVTGALGQIGSELVPALRARYGRDRVIASDIRMMPAGEQAEEGPYEHADCTQAHQVLEVVRRYDIGRIYHMAALLSAVAEDKPQVAWTVNMSGLYNTLEVARQYDCAVFFPSSIGAFGPTTPRDQTPQDTIQRPTTMYGVSKVAGEMLCDYYALRFGIDTRGVRLPGLISYVAPPGGGTTDYAVDIFYHALRYGRYTCFLKPDTCLDMMYMPDAIRAMIEVMEADPARLVHRNAFNITAMSFTPQVLAEAIRKHLPGFTIDYEVDPVRQAIADSWPRSLDDSAAREEWDWAPAYDLPAMTGDMLSKLDAKLKAAR
- a CDS encoding aminotransferase class I/II-fold pyridoxal phosphate-dependent enzyme — its product is MPHDRLEKLLAAQVADLDRSGPLKGREAVILGVVPPRDGKGPRYLLQGQGDRPFLRMNANSYLGLTFHEEVMAAEEAAVRRYGTGPGAVRFISGTWEPHVALEARLAAFHGREAAMIFSSAYATILGVLTPLITKETAVISDELNHNCIINAIRMSQPAEKHIYRHLDMAELDLSLKAASRACRRAIVVTDGIFSMRGDHAPLERIMELARAHDADFAENVLVVVDDSHGVGAFGETGRGTEEHTACRPADLLVATLGKAFGVNGGYVAAGRAVIDYLRETSPCYIYSNPITPGEAAAAKVAVDIVDSPAGRALLDRLRAMTRRFDAGLNALGFETIPGEHPVVPLMVRDTARTSALVTHLRNHGVLATGLNYPVVPRGDEEIRFQISADHTEADIDEALEVLRQFPG
- a CDS encoding CHRD domain-containing protein, with amino-acid sequence MGLRASLVVLAAAVAFSTAAVADRDDRSAFRFKTVASGAQEIQPPGGVLTDTSATLKLDFAEDLSSLRFKLRVFDGEKITQAHLHCARAGVNGPVVAFLFNVAPVGGPGGIDVDGLLARGRLGNLDIEPVDFAANPNCGVAINNIASLFAAVLDGLIYLNVHAEANPAGEVRGQVFALGASDDDRDDFDD